The sequence below is a genomic window from Rudanella lutea DSM 19387.
AAGCCGTAGTGGGCACCACGGCACCCCAGCCGTTGGCCGTTGGCAGTGGCGTAGGACGCAGCGCCCCGAGGCTGTTCACCTGCGCTACTGATTCCATCGTTGTGTAGGCCGATTGCAGTGAGTTGTTTACACCCAACGACTCCTGACGGGTCTGGAACAGGATTTCAAACACCGACTCAGGGTGGCTGTTGCTACGCCACGCAGCTACATAATCCGTATTGCCTACAAACCGGCCTACGCCTGCATTGAGTGCATCGGTCGCATACTTGATTGCGTTGGTGAAGTCTTCGTTGTAAAGAGCAACCCGGGCAAACAAAGCCATGGCGGCCGCGCGTGTGGCCCGGCTCGGTGCACCCGTAGTGGGGGCTTTGGCAACAGCGTCGGTCAGGTCCTTGTAAATCTGAGCGTACACCTCATCAACCGAAGCACGTGGGTGGTTCTCGATCTGCTCGGGCGTGCTAACACCTTTCAGAACGAGAGGTACCCCGCCCCGATCGAGTGAACTGATCCGTACTTTGGGGTCATAGGCAAACACGCGGGCCAGATTGTGGTAGTTCAGCGCCCGCAAAAACTTCAATTCACCTTCGATGCGCTCGCGCTCGGCTTCGTTGAAAGGGCTGCTGGGCAGTGCATCCAGAATCAGGTTGATATTGTTAATGCCGAGGTAGTAGATGTTCCAGCCCAGCAGATGGCTGTTGATCACGTTCTGGCCTTCGTTGATAAAACGGCCACCTGCCCGGTTGATGATCCGGCTTTCGTCGCCCAGCGCTTCGGCAATGGCAATCAGGTCACGACCATACAGGGTAATATCTTTCTGGTACGTGTAAACGTTGGTAACGGCCGCATTGATGCCTTCGCGCGTGGTGAGCGCCACACCCGAATCAATGGATTGCCGGGGCTGCACATCAAGCAGGTTGCTGCAACTTGCCATGAACAGGCCAACTGTCAGCGTCAGAATTCCTAATGTATGTTTCATAAAAGTCGTTTGTCGAGAGAATTAAAGGCCAATTTGAACACCCAGCGTGTAATTGCGTGACTGCGGAATGATCCCCTGATTGTCCAGGCCACCTTCAATAGCAAACTCAGGATCGAAGCCTGTCCAGCGCGTCAGCGTGAAGGCATTGACTGCCTGCGCATACACTTTCAAACCTGACAGTTTCAGGCGGCTTACTACAGCCGGTGGTACGGTGTAGCTGAGCGAAACCTGCTTCAGACGGATATACGATGCATCCTGGAAAAAGCGCGTGCCTGACTGGTATGAACTTACACGACCACTGATTTCGGTCCGGTTGTTGGCCGGGCGCGGCACGCTCGTGATCTGACCGGGAGTAGTCCACCGGTTGGTGAAATAATACTCCAGACCGTTGCGCAGTACGCCGGCATTGTCGGCCAAACGGAACTCCTGGGTGTTCTGAATCACCCGGCCAAAGTCATACTGGAACAAGCCTGACAGTTCGAACCCTTTGTAGCTGAACGTATTGGTGAAGCCACCATACTGCTTGGTGATACCTGAATGGCCCAGCGGGCGCTGATCGGCCGTCCGGACAATGTACGTGAGGTTGCCACTGGGGTCATACCACATCGGCCGACCGTTGGCTGGGTTTACACCGGCATAGGGTACACCTACGTTGGTAAAGAGCGGATAACCTACCCGTACCGACAGGTTACCGGGCAGAACGTCAGCACCTTCAAACAGCTTGGTTACTTTGTTATCGAGGAACGTGATGTTGAAGTTGCTCTCCCAGCGGAAACCACCTGTGTTGACGTTAATGGTTGTGATGGCAAATTCCAGACCCCGGTTTTGTACCTCGCCAATGTTCTCAAAAATACTGTTAAAACCGTTGGTTTGCGGAATCGAGCGGGTCAGCAGCAGGTCGCGGCTAATGCGCTGGAAGGCATCAATCGAGCCTTTCAGACGGCCCCCGAAGAAACCATAGTCAAGGCCCACGTTATAGGTTACGTTGCGCTCCCAACGCAGGTTGGGGTTGCCCAGTTGGCTTACACCGATGCCGGCATTGCCCTGATACACACCGCCAAGGCCGTAAAGCCGACGGGCCGCAAAGTTGGCTACCTGATCGTTACCGGTGCTACCCACGCTAAACCGTAGGCCGAGGTCGCTAACTACGTTGCTGCCTTTGAGGAAGTTCTCTTCAGCCAGGTTCCATTTGGCCGAAATCGATGGGAACACACCCCATTGGTTGTTCGCCCCGAACCGTGATGATCCATCGTACCGAATAATACCGCTCAGAATAAAGCGTTTCTGGTATTCGTAGCGCAGGTTAGTAAATACACCGGCCCGTTTGAAGCCTGACCAGAAACCGCCTACCGATACGGGTTCAGCAGCTGCGTTGGCGGTGTTGAGCTCGGGCGTAGGGAAGCCCTGGGCATTGAGTGATGTTCCTTCGTTGATTTCCTGCCGGTATTCAGCACCCAACAAGGCACCAAACGTATGCTTGCTGCCAAACGTTTTGTTGTAGTTCAGCGTAGCGTTGGTAGTGAGGTTGGTGTTGTTATTCACAAACTGGTTCAGAGTACCCCGGATGTTGAAGTAATCTGACAGGCGTGGGTCACCAAAAAACGACGAGTTCACGGAACGATAGTCCAGGCCGCCAAACGCCTTAAAAACCAGGTCTTTGCTGATAGCGTACGTTAGGCCCAAATTTGAAACCAACTGATTTGTAGTTGTCTTCGACTTAATCAGGTTTGAGTTGGCAATAACGTTCTGCGAGAGATCACCCGGCATGACAATGCCCGAAGCGGGCAGGCCGTAGTAGCTGCCGTCCGGTGCGTAAATGGGGTTGATAGGCAGAATCAGCGGGGCTGAGTACTGAGGTGCACCAAACGCCAGCGAGCCTTCGGCACCACCATAGGGGCCGCGCTGTGTTACGTTGGCAGCTGTCAGGCCGGCATCGAGCGTAATCTTATTGCTCAGTTTGCTCGTGAGGTTCATTTTGCCCGAGAACCGCTGGAAATCTACATTACGCAGAATTGCATCCTGCTGGTTGTACGAGCCTGAGATGTAGTACGTGGTGCGGTCGTTACCACCCTGTGCCGAGAGGTCGGCGTTGGTTACGCTGCCGGGCCGGTAGGCTTCGCTTTGCCAGTTGTAGGTTGGCAGTTCGGCAATGGCCTGATCGCTCAGGTCGATGGGCAGGTTCAGCGAAGCCAGTACGGCCGTGCGGCTGGCCGCTGGTGTCAGGGTAGGCGTGTTGGTTGTAAGAGCCTCCTGCCGGGCCTGAATCCACTGTTGGGTGTTTAGTACGTCGAGTTGCCGGATGGGTTCTACCACCCCGCGATACATATTCAGGTTTACTTTCGCTTTGGTACCCGCTTTGCCACGCTTGGTGGTTACCAGTACCACCCCGTTGGCGGCTTGTGCACCGTAGATAGCGGCCGTAGCGGCATCTTTCAGGATGTCGATGCTCTCAATATCGTTAGGGTTCAAAAACGCCAGCGGGTTGTTGCTTACGTTACCGCCCCCGTCGTTCCGGTTGTTCAGCTGAACACCATCAACAATGTAAAGGGGCTCATTACCAGCCGAGATTGAGCCGACCCCCCGAATCCGTACCTGCACAGCACCGCCTGGCGTTCCGTTGTTAGATGTAACCTGAACACCAGGTGCTTGTCCCTGCATGGCCCGGTCGAAGCTCTGGATAGGCAGGTTTTCAATAGCATCTCCTTTGATGTTTGTTGTAGCGCCGGTTGTTTCCTTTTTGGTAAGCGAAGCGCCGTAGCCCACAACCACAACCTCGTTCAGGTTCGATGCGTCGCTTTCGAGCGTAACCGATAAGGTCGACTGGTTCCCAACCGCAATTTCCTGGCTTTTATAGCCGACAAAGCTGAAAACCAGCCGACCGGTAGCGGGGGCATCAATTCGGAAATTTCCTTCTGCATTGGTGGTGGTACCGCGGCTGGTTCCTTTCAGCAAAACGGTTACACCCGGTAGGGGCGATCCATCATCGCCCTTCACTTTTCCGGTTACCGCCCGGTCCTGTGCCCAGGCCAATTGACCTAGCAGAACCATGACCAGCAAACAGAGTTGTTGTAAAGTGTTTCTCATGGTATTTAAGATATATTGGTAATTCACGGCAAGTTATTCACAAACCGTTGAATAAATAAATTCGATTCACAATAAAATTTGGTTAATGAGAAGATTTGTGATACGTAACAGGAAGAAGGATGAATTTGTGACCGTATTCTGCAAGAGATTATAATAGTATGCGAGCAAATAGGAGTAGGCCTTTAGAATTAGTAGGATGAGTAAATTTTGTTATACATAAAATTGGATTATTAAAAGATAATGTGATTAATGGTAATAGGGTATTGCTTAGGTGAATTTCTGATTAAAAAAGTAGACATAAGGCACATAAAAAAGCACCGATGCTTGCGCATCGGTGCTTTGAAGAAAACAAAACGGATTAAGCCAACACGCGGGCCCGTACCTGCTGAGTCACAATCTGGGTGTTGTCGTCCAGTGTTACCAGGAAGATAAAGGCAATCTCACGCGGAGCCGCCGGGTTACCCGTAGGAGTAAGCACTACCGTCGGATACTTAGCCGCAAAGGCAGCCTGCGTCATGGTAAACGTAGCCGTTGTACCCGTACCCGCGATCGGGGCCGTGTTGATTACCAGTGAGCTGGTGTTGAGCGAACCGGCGTTGATGCCCGTACCGCCACCCACTACGCGGCTAATCTCCTTAATGGTCCGACCTGAACCGGCCGGAATCGACAGGGTAAACGTAATCGGTGTAGCCCCGGCCCGAGAAATTTCGATGAAGGGGTTGCCGCCGTACGTAGTTGCGTTGGTGAACGTAACCGGTACTGCCGGGCGGTTGTCGCGCACCAGCGTGCCGTACTCCAGATCGTCTTTGCAGGCAACGGTACTCAATGCCATCGCTGCCAGCAATACTCCTTTTATAAGTGTCAGTTTCATTGTGTAGCTATGTTTTGAGTATTAGTTGGCGTCCCACCAAACTTTTACGTTCGACTGGGGGGCTGGGTTCGGGAAGTTCGTGTTACGCTCGTTTTCAAACGACACATACACCGCCCGTACAGGCCGGGTTCCGTCGATACCCACTGCATTCTGAGCAGGCTGCTGGGTTGGGTAACCCGTCCGACGCCAATCGTTCCATAGCTCAAGGCCGTTGCCCGTAAACGCAATGTACTTCTGCGTGATGATCTGGGCCAGGCGCTCCTGCTGCGTACCGCGCAGGGCATTGGCGGTGATGTACGCATCGATCTGAGCCGTCGGAATGCCCGCCAGCGTCATCGACGCCCGGATTCCTTCGGCATACAGGGTTTGCGGATCACCCGCCGTGCCCAGCATCAGGGCCGACTCCGCCAGAATAAACGCCCGCTGGAAGTTGGTCAACAGGCGCACAGGGCCTTCACCATTAGCGCCGGTTACGTAGCTGTTGTACCGCGACCAGGTGGTTACCGGCGTAGGCCGGGCACCGCTCTGACCGTTGTCCCAGGTTACGTAATTGGCCGCCGGGCGGGTCCAGAACACGGGCAGACGGGGATCATTGAGACCCTGTAATAAGGTCAGGTACCGCGTGCTCATGATCAGGTCGTCTTTAAACGAGCTGATGTTAGTGTACTCAAAGCGGGGATCGCGGCTACCAACGGCGGCACCGAATGTCACGTTGAGGTCGTCGGCATTGCTGCGGATAAAGTTGTTACCGGCAATCACCTGATCAATCACCTGTTTGGCCAAAGCGGGCTCTTTCACGCTGATCGTGTTGGCCAGCTTCAGCAGCAGCGTGTTACCGGCCCGGCGCCATTTGGCCAGGTCGCCCCGGTAGATCACGTCGTCGTTGCCCGGCCGGGTAGCCGACTGCTTGTCGAGGTCGGCCAGACCTTCGCGCACCAGATCAAACAGGCTCTGGATATTCTGCGACGAGTTGCCTTTGTAGATATCCTCCTGCTTGTCGACCCGGGGCTGTGGGTTAGCTTCACCCTGCAACGCCTGCGAGTACGGTACATCACCCCACATATCGGTTGCCACGCTGAAGGCGTACGCCTTCATGATTTTGGCGATACCCGTGTACGCAGGTGAGTTCGATGCCGAGGCAATGTCGATAATCTTCTGGGCGTTTACCAGCGCACCGCCGTACAGTTCAAACCGCCACTGGTTACCAAAATCGGCACCGTTGGTTTGGTACACGTCGTATGTAGCCGGGCTGTTGGCAGCACCAGCCGTTTGTTGCATGATGGTCGATGCAAACCGGTTAATCTCATTGGCATTGGCGAAAGCAGTACCGATTTCAACCGTGGGCAACAGTACCGATGGGGGTACCGAGGTGGGGTTGTTCGGGGTTACGTTGATGCTTTCGTCGAGGAAGTTGGAGCAGCCGAGGCCAAACGCCAGCGGCAGCATCAGAACTACACTACGAAATACTATTTTCATGGACGTATGTAAGATGAAAGTGTTAGAATGTAAGCCGCAGATTGACACCGTAGTTACGGGTATTTGGCGGCCCGTTCAGATCCAGACCCTGGATGTTACCCGCTCCCTGCGTGTTGACTTCGGGGTCAGCAAAGAAGCCCGGGGCAAAGAAGTACAGGTTCCGGCCCGTGATACCGATCGAAGCGGCTCCCAACGGGGTGCGGCCCAACCACTCTTTCGGGAAGGTATAGTTGAGCGATACCTCGCGCAGACGGTACACCGTTGCGTCGAATACGGCACCTTCTGAGGCCAGACCACCCAGACCAGCCCAGTACGTTTGTGCAGGCAGTTGAATGTTGTTTGGCCGGAATGTTCCGTCGCTGTTCTGGATTACGCCCGGCAGAATACGGGGCTGATCGCGGTCAATACCCGTTACGTACAACGAACCAGTTGACCGGTAGTCGGCTGCGCTGAATGAGAACAACTGACCGCCCTGACGGGTATCAATCAGTGCCTGCAGCGAGAAGCCTTTGTACGAGAACGTGTTGTTCAGGCCGGCCGTCCAGTTCGGGTTGGGGTTGGCAATTACCTGACCCGCCAGACCCGGCGCAAACTGACCCGTGGTTGGGTTGATTACGTACTGACCAACAAATTGACCTGTTGGGTCGTAGTACTGACCGTTCGGGTTGGTGTTCTGTACCCGTGGGTTTGCTGTACTTACAATCACACCGTACGGCTGACCTTCGACAATCGACGACGTGATACCAATAAAGCCGTTGCCGGTAATACCTGACTGGGTCACACCGGGTGCAATTGACACAACCTTGTTCCGAATCCGGGTGAAGTTGAGCGTTACATCCCAACGGAAACCGCTGGTCCGTACAGGTGTTGCGTTCAGAGTCAGTTCAAGACCCCGGTTCTGGAGTTCACCCACGTTGGTGGTCCGGGTATCGTAACCCGATGAGGGCGATACGGCTACGTTGAAAATCTGGTTGGTCGAGCTTGTGAAGAAGTAAGCTGCATCGATACTCACTTTGTTCTTGAACAGACCCAGATTCAGACCCACTTCCTGTGAGGTTACGAACTCAGGCGTCAGGCCGTTGTTGCCAATCCGGCCACCGATAGCAAAGCCAGGAACGCTGCTGCCACCAATTGACAAGGGGAACGCTACGCTGGCCAGGTTATTACCAAACGTGGCTTGGGTGAATACCGAGTTGAGCAGGTAGGGGTCGGCATCACGGCCAACTTTGGCAATGCTTGCCCGTACTTTGGCGTACGACAAGATGTCCGACTGGAGCTTGAAGGCATCCGTAGGCACAAAGCTAACCGAAGCAGAGGGGTAGAAGTACGTGTTGTTGGCGCGGGGCAGCGTCGACGAGCGGTCGGCGCGGCCGGTCAGTTCAAGGAACAGATAGTTGTTGTACGACAACGAAGCCTGTGCGTAGTAACCTACCAGTCGGCGAGTCAGTGAGCTTTCGCCTGAGCTGGTAAATACCGAACCGTTCGATACATTGGTGAAGCCCGGAATCGTGAGCTGCTGTGCATATACCGACTGGCTCTGCGACTGCCGCTGGTTGATGTTGTTACCCAGCAAGAGGTTACCGCTCAGGCCTTCGATAAAGAGCTTATCGGCTTTTGCGTTTACCAACAGGTCGCCGTTCAATTCCGAACGGAAGAACTGATCCTGGATAATTTCACCCTGTGGGGCGCGGGCCGCACCAATGTTGTTTACGTTTTTCCGGCGGTCGGTGTAGG
It includes:
- a CDS encoding RagB/SusD family nutrient uptake outer membrane protein, whose translation is MKHTLGILTLTVGLFMASCSNLLDVQPRQSIDSGVALTTREGINAAVTNVYTYQKDITLYGRDLIAIAEALGDESRIINRAGGRFINEGQNVINSHLLGWNIYYLGINNINLILDALPSSPFNEAERERIEGELKFLRALNYHNLARVFAYDPKVRISSLDRGGVPLVLKGVSTPEQIENHPRASVDEVYAQIYKDLTDAVAKAPTTGAPSRATRAAAMALFARVALYNEDFTNAIKYATDALNAGVGRFVGNTDYVAAWRSNSHPESVFEILFQTRQESLGVNNSLQSAYTTMESVAQVNSLGALRPTPLPTANGWGAVVPTTAFLGLHQTGDVRRQLYQLGLNRSGSIVEECTKFVGKSGVIYMDNVPVIRISELILIRAEALARSNGDQVQALADVNRIRTRAGLTALPATTTNAQLQTEIELQRRLELAFEGHRWFDLKRRGRDVVKSTGNVPYGDTRTLAPIPVREIQANNKLVQNAGY
- a CDS encoding SusC/RagA family TonB-linked outer membrane protein; translation: MRNTLQQLCLLVMVLLGQLAWAQDRAVTGKVKGDDGSPLPGVTVLLKGTSRGTTTNAEGNFRIDAPATGRLVFSFVGYKSQEIAVGNQSTLSVTLESDASNLNEVVVVGYGASLTKKETTGATTNIKGDAIENLPIQSFDRAMQGQAPGVQVTSNNGTPGGAVQVRIRGVGSISAGNEPLYIVDGVQLNNRNDGGGNVSNNPLAFLNPNDIESIDILKDAATAAIYGAQAANGVVLVTTKRGKAGTKAKVNLNMYRGVVEPIRQLDVLNTQQWIQARQEALTTNTPTLTPAASRTAVLASLNLPIDLSDQAIAELPTYNWQSEAYRPGSVTNADLSAQGGNDRTTYYISGSYNQQDAILRNVDFQRFSGKMNLTSKLSNKITLDAGLTAANVTQRGPYGGAEGSLAFGAPQYSAPLILPINPIYAPDGSYYGLPASGIVMPGDLSQNVIANSNLIKSKTTTNQLVSNLGLTYAISKDLVFKAFGGLDYRSVNSSFFGDPRLSDYFNIRGTLNQFVNNNTNLTTNATLNYNKTFGSKHTFGALLGAEYRQEINEGTSLNAQGFPTPELNTANAAAEPVSVGGFWSGFKRAGVFTNLRYEYQKRFILSGIIRYDGSSRFGANNQWGVFPSISAKWNLAEENFLKGSNVVSDLGLRFSVGSTGNDQVANFAARRLYGLGGVYQGNAGIGVSQLGNPNLRWERNVTYNVGLDYGFFGGRLKGSIDAFQRISRDLLLTRSIPQTNGFNSIFENIGEVQNRGLEFAITTINVNTGGFRWESNFNITFLDNKVTKLFEGADVLPGNLSVRVGYPLFTNVGVPYAGVNPANGRPMWYDPSGNLTYIVRTADQRPLGHSGITKQYGGFTNTFSYKGFELSGLFQYDFGRVIQNTQEFRLADNAGVLRNGLEYYFTNRWTTPGQITSVPRPANNRTEISGRVSSYQSGTRFFQDASYIRLKQVSLSYTVPPAVVSRLKLSGLKVYAQAVNAFTLTRWTGFDPEFAIEGGLDNQGIIPQSRNYTLGVQIGL
- a CDS encoding SusD/RagB family nutrient-binding outer membrane lipoprotein, encoding MKIVFRSVVLMLPLAFGLGCSNFLDESINVTPNNPTSVPPSVLLPTVEIGTAFANANEINRFASTIMQQTAGAANSPATYDVYQTNGADFGNQWRFELYGGALVNAQKIIDIASASNSPAYTGIAKIMKAYAFSVATDMWGDVPYSQALQGEANPQPRVDKQEDIYKGNSSQNIQSLFDLVREGLADLDKQSATRPGNDDVIYRGDLAKWRRAGNTLLLKLANTISVKEPALAKQVIDQVIAGNNFIRSNADDLNVTFGAAVGSRDPRFEYTNISSFKDDLIMSTRYLTLLQGLNDPRLPVFWTRPAANYVTWDNGQSGARPTPVTTWSRYNSYVTGANGEGPVRLLTNFQRAFILAESALMLGTAGDPQTLYAEGIRASMTLAGIPTAQIDAYITANALRGTQQERLAQIITQKYIAFTGNGLELWNDWRRTGYPTQQPAQNAVGIDGTRPVRAVYVSFENERNTNFPNPAPQSNVKVWWDAN
- a CDS encoding SusC/RagA family TonB-linked outer membrane protein encodes the protein MRRILLGSWLLSLLFCLPLLAQDVSISGRVTSSDDGSALPGVSIQVKGTTRGATTDAQGQYRLSVPANSRLVFSYIGFETQEILVGNQTTIDVKLSSGTQSLNEIVVTAQGIERDKRSLGYSTQEVGASMIAQKSEPNLLNALQGKLAGVQISGQSGAPGASTNINIRGITSFNGSNQPLIVVDGIIFSNDVNVSGNTLFQAQSANRLADVNPENIESVNVLKGPAAAVLYGSRASAGAIIITTKNGRNQNNKTEVTVNSSYNVQNVYGLPRFQNDYGQGTNNLYVNNSTNSWGLPFVGGPTSITNLQGETRPYQAYPNNVRDFYQQGSIFQNTANIAGGDANRNFSLSFGNTTQKGIVPTFKFNRTNVQVGGESKLNNGIKVSGTASYVQTVQGGTALGNGGSAFGQLTRIPRSYDLVNEPFQDANGQSIYFLTTSNNPNWAVRNLTLNSQVDRFFGNFTVGYDVTKWLNVTYRVTGDTYTDRRKNVNNIGAARAPQGEIIQDQFFRSELNGDLLVNAKADKLFIEGLSGNLLLGNNINQRQSQSQSVYAQQLTIPGFTNVSNGSVFTSSGESSLTRRLVGYYAQASLSYNNYLFLELTGRADRSSTLPRANNTYFYPSASVSFVPTDAFKLQSDILSYAKVRASIAKVGRDADPYLLNSVFTQATFGNNLASVAFPLSIGGSSVPGFAIGGRIGNNGLTPEFVTSQEVGLNLGLFKNKVSIDAAYFFTSSTNQIFNVAVSPSSGYDTRTTNVGELQNRGLELTLNATPVRTSGFRWDVTLNFTRIRNKVVSIAPGVTQSGITGNGFIGITSSIVEGQPYGVIVSTANPRVQNTNPNGQYYDPTGQFVGQYVINPTTGQFAPGLAGQVIANPNPNWTAGLNNTFSYKGFSLQALIDTRQGGQLFSFSAADYRSTGSLYVTGIDRDQPRILPGVIQNSDGTFRPNNIQLPAQTYWAGLGGLASEGAVFDATVYRLREVSLNYTFPKEWLGRTPLGAASIGITGRNLYFFAPGFFADPEVNTQGAGNIQGLDLNGPPNTRNYGVNLRLTF